Proteins encoded together in one Mycolicibacter minnesotensis window:
- a CDS encoding aminotransferase class I/II-fold pyridoxal phosphate-dependent enzyme, whose protein sequence is MAVQYIITGEGAEAIAASIEEGIACGALAPGSALPPIRGLAQRLGVNPNTVAAAYRLLRERGAVESSGRRGTRVRDRPATTPRSLRGLAVPPQVRDLSTGNPNPALLPVGHATSVPVGAAVLYGQPPIAPELAGHAAADLAADGVPAAHLAVTSGALDGIERVLCAHLRPGDRVAVEDPGWPNLLDLLGALGLTAEPVGVDDDGPLPADLARALRRGVRAVVVTSRAQNPTGAAVSAERAHALRELLDGSDVLLIEDDHGAAIAGAPLHPLAGATRNWAFIRSVAKAYGPDLRLAVLSGDQRTVERVQGRQRLGPGWVSHLLQDLTLALWRDAGAARQVADAQAAYRAARAGLCAALADRGVVAHGRSGLNVWIPVPDEAVAMTQLFAAGWAAAPGARFRIRSAPGLRITVAELTSADIAPLAAAIAEAVHGPGRASV, encoded by the coding sequence GTGGCAGTACAATACATCATTACGGGTGAAGGCGCCGAGGCTATCGCGGCCAGCATCGAGGAGGGGATTGCCTGTGGTGCCCTCGCGCCCGGATCCGCATTGCCGCCGATTCGCGGCCTGGCTCAACGGCTCGGCGTGAATCCGAACACCGTGGCCGCCGCCTACCGGTTGCTGCGTGAGCGCGGCGCCGTCGAAAGTTCGGGCCGACGCGGCACCCGGGTGCGCGACCGGCCGGCGACAACGCCGCGGTCGCTGCGCGGACTGGCTGTACCGCCGCAGGTGCGCGACCTGTCCACCGGAAACCCCAACCCGGCGCTGCTGCCGGTCGGGCACGCGACATCGGTGCCCGTCGGTGCGGCCGTGCTCTACGGGCAGCCCCCGATCGCCCCGGAACTGGCCGGGCACGCCGCGGCCGACCTGGCGGCCGACGGTGTGCCGGCCGCGCATCTCGCGGTCACCTCCGGAGCGCTCGACGGCATCGAGCGGGTGCTGTGCGCACACCTGCGCCCCGGCGACAGGGTGGCCGTCGAGGATCCGGGATGGCCCAACCTGCTCGACCTGCTGGGCGCCCTGGGGTTGACCGCGGAGCCGGTGGGGGTCGACGACGATGGACCGCTGCCCGCCGATCTGGCCCGCGCGCTCAGACGTGGAGTGCGCGCCGTGGTGGTGACCAGCCGCGCGCAAAACCCCACCGGAGCAGCGGTTTCCGCTGAACGTGCGCATGCGCTGCGGGAGCTCTTGGACGGATCCGATGTGCTCTTGATCGAAGATGACCACGGCGCGGCCATCGCCGGAGCGCCGCTGCACCCGCTGGCAGGTGCCACCCGTAACTGGGCATTCATCCGCTCGGTGGCCAAGGCCTACGGCCCTGATCTGCGGCTGGCGGTGCTGTCTGGAGACCAGCGCACGGTCGAACGGGTGCAGGGGCGTCAGCGGTTGGGGCCGGGCTGGGTCAGCCATCTGCTGCAGGACCTGACCCTCGCACTGTGGCGTGACGCCGGCGCGGCGCGGCAAGTTGCCGACGCGCAAGCCGCCTACCGCGCGGCCCGCGCCGGGCTGTGTGCGGCATTGGCTGACCGGGGCGTGGTCGCGCACGGCCGCTCCGGGCTCAACGTGTGGATCCCGGTGCCCGACGAGGCAGTGGCCATGACACAACTTTTCGCCGCGGGATGGGCCGCGGCTCCGGGGGCACGGTTTCGGATTCGCAGTGCCCCGGGTCTGCGGATCACCGTCGCGGAGCTCACTTCAGCCGACATCGCCCCGTTGGCCGCCGCTATCGCCGAGGCCGTGCACGGTCCCGGCCGCGCGAGCGTATAG
- a CDS encoding PPE domain-containing protein codes for MTAPIWMSSPPELHSALLSAGPGAGPLLASASAWNALSTEYGAVADELMALLSAVQSGAWQGPAAEAYVAANVPYLAWLVQAGLVSAVTAAAQHTAATAYNTAMASMPTLAELAANHATHAVLVATNFFGVNTIPITLNEADYGRMWFQAAAVMATYQAVAGTAVASSPQTAAAQPIATAGSADAGQPPLPPDRQNEIMEWLQNSGYIDFYNTVLQPMINELASNPFFQTMFGGFNPWLTILGNPLSFFSPYNIAFAIGYPMDFGSFAAYLSQTFAFIGADIAAAFATGNPSTIAFTLMFTAVEAVGTIITDVIALLKTLLEQAVVLIPVVLPMLTAALAPLAAAPLAGLAGLSGLAALPVVPVPLAPVPPPFAGLTVAPTPPVSAPVAAPVAAAAPPPVPVPPAPGPPPPPAPPLSPGDSLAAMYLVAGVSQPARRAAGTSARRRKAAEPAEAIAPAEPVVAAESAKARRRRRAKTDMIGRGYEYMDLEDPDSAAAPSGLTALSGDAFGGGAVAPMTPGTWMTTRRAQAH; via the coding sequence GTGACCGCGCCGATCTGGATGAGTTCACCTCCGGAGCTACATTCGGCCCTGTTGTCCGCCGGTCCCGGTGCCGGTCCGCTGTTGGCGTCGGCGTCGGCGTGGAACGCACTGAGTACCGAATACGGCGCAGTCGCCGATGAGCTGATGGCCCTGCTCAGTGCTGTGCAGTCCGGGGCGTGGCAGGGGCCTGCCGCCGAGGCCTATGTTGCCGCGAACGTGCCCTATCTGGCCTGGCTGGTCCAGGCCGGCCTGGTCAGTGCGGTCACCGCCGCTGCGCAGCACACCGCGGCCACCGCCTACAACACGGCGATGGCGTCGATGCCGACGCTGGCCGAGCTCGCCGCCAACCACGCCACCCACGCGGTGCTGGTGGCGACCAACTTCTTCGGGGTCAACACCATCCCGATCACGCTCAATGAGGCCGACTACGGCCGGATGTGGTTCCAGGCCGCGGCCGTGATGGCCACCTATCAAGCCGTCGCCGGTACAGCGGTGGCGTCGAGTCCGCAGACCGCCGCGGCGCAGCCGATCGCCACGGCCGGCTCTGCGGACGCCGGCCAGCCGCCATTGCCGCCGGATCGGCAGAACGAGATCATGGAATGGTTGCAGAACAGCGGCTATATCGACTTTTACAACACGGTGCTGCAGCCGATGATCAACGAGCTGGCGAGCAATCCCTTCTTTCAAACGATGTTTGGCGGATTCAACCCCTGGCTCACCATTCTGGGCAACCCGCTGAGCTTCTTCAGTCCCTACAACATCGCGTTCGCGATCGGTTATCCGATGGATTTCGGTTCGTTCGCCGCCTACCTGTCACAGACCTTCGCGTTCATCGGCGCCGATATCGCTGCCGCCTTCGCAACCGGGAATCCCAGCACCATTGCCTTCACGCTGATGTTCACCGCCGTGGAAGCGGTCGGCACCATCATCACTGACGTGATCGCCCTGCTCAAGACGCTGTTGGAGCAGGCGGTGGTATTGATCCCGGTGGTTCTGCCGATGCTGACCGCGGCACTGGCGCCGCTGGCCGCGGCACCGCTGGCGGGGCTGGCCGGGTTGTCGGGTCTGGCTGCGCTGCCGGTTGTTCCGGTGCCACTGGCGCCGGTGCCGCCGCCGTTCGCCGGGTTGACGGTGGCTCCCACCCCGCCGGTGTCCGCGCCCGTCGCGGCGCCCGTCGCGGCCGCTGCCCCGCCGCCGGTACCGGTGCCGCCCGCACCCGGACCGCCTCCACCGCCCGCACCCCCGCTGTCCCCCGGGGACAGTCTGGCCGCGATGTACCTGGTCGCCGGAGTGAGCCAGCCGGCCCGCCGAGCCGCAGGCACCAGCGCCCGCCGGCGCAAAGCCGCCGAACCCGCCGAGGCCATTGCGCCGGCGGAGCCTGTCGTGGCAGCCGAATCGGCCAAGGCCCGTCGGCGCCGCCGGGCCAAGACCGACATGATCGGCCGCGGATACGAGTACATGGATCTCGAAGACCCCGACAGCGCCGCAGCGCCGAGCGGGCTCACCGCGTTGAGCGGGGACGCGTTCGGCGGCGGCGCCGTTGCCCCCATGACGCCGGGCACCTGGATGACGACACGCCGCGCGCAGGCGCACTAG
- the metX gene encoding homoserine O-acetyltransferase MetX, which translates to MTISDVSRQLLPAEGETGVVAIGSLTLQSGAVLDDVHIAVQRWGELSPQRDNVVMVLHALTGDSHVTGPAGPGHPTPGWWDGVIGPGAPIDTNRWCAVATNVLGGCRGSTGPGSLARNGKPWGSRFPAITIRDQVQADIAALAALGITEVAAVLGGSMGGARGLEWMVGHPDRVGAGLLLAVGARATADQIGTQSTQVAAIKADPDWQGGDYHGTGRSPKAGLAIARRIAHLTYRGEAELDLRFANAAQEGEVPADGGRYAVQSYLEHQGDKLVSRFDAGSYVALSDALSSYDVGAGRGGVSAALRGCPVPAVVAGITSDRLYPLRLQAELAELLPGCEGLQVVDSDSGHDGFLLETGRVGELIRHTLDLASSARDRRR; encoded by the coding sequence GTGACAATCTCCGACGTGTCCAGGCAACTGCTGCCCGCCGAGGGAGAGACCGGCGTGGTCGCCATCGGGTCGCTGACGCTGCAGAGCGGCGCGGTGCTCGATGACGTGCACATCGCCGTCCAGCGCTGGGGCGAGCTGTCGCCCCAACGCGACAACGTCGTCATGGTGCTGCACGCACTGACCGGGGATTCCCACGTCACCGGACCGGCCGGGCCGGGGCATCCCACCCCGGGCTGGTGGGACGGGGTGATCGGGCCCGGCGCCCCGATCGACACCAACCGCTGGTGCGCAGTGGCCACCAACGTGCTCGGTGGCTGCCGCGGATCGACCGGCCCGGGATCGCTGGCTCGTAACGGAAAGCCCTGGGGTTCGCGGTTTCCCGCGATCACGATTCGCGACCAGGTCCAGGCCGACATCGCCGCGCTGGCGGCGTTGGGTATCACCGAGGTGGCCGCCGTATTGGGCGGCTCGATGGGCGGCGCCCGTGGGCTGGAATGGATGGTCGGCCATCCAGACCGGGTGGGCGCCGGCCTGTTGCTGGCCGTCGGCGCCCGGGCGACCGCCGACCAGATCGGCACCCAGAGCACCCAGGTCGCGGCCATCAAGGCCGACCCGGACTGGCAGGGCGGTGACTATCACGGCACCGGCCGCAGCCCCAAGGCCGGGCTGGCGATCGCCCGGCGCATCGCCCACCTGACCTACCGCGGCGAGGCCGAGCTGGACCTGCGCTTCGCCAATGCCGCCCAGGAGGGGGAGGTTCCGGCCGACGGCGGCCGCTACGCGGTGCAGAGTTACCTGGAGCACCAGGGCGACAAGCTGGTGTCCCGGTTCGACGCCGGCAGCTACGTGGCCCTCAGCGACGCGCTGTCGAGCTACGACGTGGGCGCCGGACGCGGCGGGGTGAGTGCGGCACTGCGTGGCTGCCCGGTGCCAGCGGTGGTCGCCGGGATCACCTCGGACCGGTTGTACCCACTGCGGTTGCAGGCCGAGCTCGCCGAGCTGCTGCCCGGCTGCGAGGGACTGCAGGTGGTCGACTCCGACAGCGGGCACGATGGCTTCCTGCTGGAGACCGGCCGGGTCGGCGAACTGATCCGCCACACGTTGGACTTGGCGAGTTCGGCCCGGGACCGCCGACGGTGA
- a CDS encoding class I SAM-dependent methyltransferase, with product MSPSEQGRRDRSLSFGSQAAAYERGRPSYPPEAIDWLLPPGARDVLDLGAGTGKLTARLVERGLDVVAVDPIAEMLEVLATALPGTPALLGSAEQIPLPDNSVDAVLVAQAWHWFDPARAIPELVRVLRPGGRLGLVWNTRDERLGWVKELGTIIGREDARDVVDAGVSLPAPFGDIESHHVEWTNYLTPQALIDLVASRSYCITSPDAVRTKTLDQVRNLLATHPALVGSTGLALPYVTVCARATLHAPD from the coding sequence GTGAGCCCGTCGGAGCAGGGCCGCCGCGACCGCTCACTGTCGTTCGGTTCGCAGGCCGCCGCCTATGAACGCGGCCGACCGTCCTACCCGCCGGAGGCCATCGACTGGCTGCTGCCGCCGGGTGCCCGCGACGTACTCGACCTGGGTGCCGGCACCGGCAAACTCACCGCACGTCTGGTGGAACGCGGCCTGGACGTGGTGGCCGTGGACCCGATCGCCGAGATGCTCGAGGTGCTGGCCACCGCGCTGCCCGGGACGCCGGCACTGCTCGGGTCTGCCGAGCAGATCCCGCTGCCCGACAACAGCGTCGACGCGGTCCTGGTGGCTCAGGCCTGGCATTGGTTCGATCCTGCCCGTGCGATCCCGGAGCTGGTGCGGGTGCTGCGGCCCGGCGGTCGGCTGGGACTGGTGTGGAACACCCGCGACGAACGACTGGGCTGGGTCAAAGAACTCGGCACGATCATCGGCCGCGAGGACGCCCGCGATGTGGTCGACGCGGGAGTGAGCCTGCCCGCACCGTTCGGTGACATCGAGAGCCACCACGTCGAGTGGACCAACTACCTGACGCCGCAGGCCCTGATCGACCTGGTCGCCTCCCGCAGCTACTGCATCACCTCACCCGACGCGGTGCGCACCAAGACGCTGGACCAGGTCCGCAACCTGCTGGCCACTCATCCGGCCCTGGTCGGGTCCACCGGCCTGGCGTTGCCCTACGTCACGGTGTGTGCACGGGCGACACTGCACGCACCGGATTAG
- a CDS encoding bifunctional o-acetylhomoserine/o-acetylserine sulfhydrylase, with translation MTDNNTDPSSHWSFETKQVHAGQAPDAATNARALPIYQTTSYTFNNTEHAAKLFGLEEPGNIYTRIMNPTNDVVEQRIAALEGGVAALLLASGSAAATFAILNLAGAGDHIVSSPRLYGGTYNLFHYSLTKLGIETTFVEDPDDLESWRAAVRPNTKAFFAETISNPKIDVLDIPGVSGVAHDNGVPLIVDNTVATPYLIQPLAHGADIVVHSATKYLGGHGSAIAGVIVDGGTFDWTQGRHPGFTTPDPSYHGVVFADLGAPAFALKARVQLLRDLGSAVSPFNAFLIAQGLETLSLRVERHVANAQRVAEFLESRDDVLSVNYAGLSSSPWHARAQQLAPKGVGGVLSFELAGGIDAGRAFVDALKLHSHVANIGDVRSLVIHPASTTHGQLSAEEQLASGVTPGLVRLAVGIEGIADILADLELGFSAASAQVGDSSALAAR, from the coding sequence ATGACCGACAACAACACCGACCCGAGTTCGCACTGGTCCTTCGAGACCAAGCAGGTCCACGCCGGGCAGGCCCCCGACGCGGCCACTAACGCCCGGGCGTTGCCGATCTACCAGACCACCTCCTACACCTTCAATAACACCGAGCACGCGGCCAAGCTGTTCGGTCTGGAGGAGCCGGGAAACATCTACACCCGGATCATGAACCCGACCAATGACGTGGTCGAGCAGCGGATCGCCGCACTTGAGGGCGGTGTCGCGGCACTGCTGTTGGCGTCCGGGTCTGCCGCGGCGACCTTCGCCATCCTCAATCTCGCCGGCGCCGGCGACCACATCGTGTCCAGCCCTCGGCTGTACGGCGGTACCTACAACCTCTTCCACTACTCGCTGACCAAGCTGGGCATCGAGACCACGTTCGTCGAGGACCCCGATGACCTGGAGTCCTGGCGAGCGGCAGTACGGCCCAACACCAAGGCCTTCTTCGCCGAGACCATCTCCAATCCGAAGATCGACGTACTCGACATACCGGGAGTCTCGGGCGTTGCCCACGACAACGGTGTGCCGCTGATCGTCGACAACACCGTGGCGACCCCCTACCTGATCCAGCCGTTGGCCCACGGTGCCGACATCGTGGTGCACTCGGCCACCAAGTACCTGGGTGGGCACGGCTCGGCGATCGCCGGCGTGATCGTCGACGGCGGCACCTTCGACTGGACGCAGGGCCGCCACCCGGGTTTCACCACCCCCGACCCGAGTTACCACGGGGTGGTCTTCGCCGACCTCGGTGCTCCCGCGTTCGCCTTGAAGGCCCGCGTGCAGCTGCTGCGCGACCTGGGCTCCGCGGTCTCGCCGTTCAACGCCTTCCTGATCGCACAAGGCCTGGAGACGCTGAGCCTGCGGGTCGAGCGCCACGTCGCCAATGCGCAGCGGGTGGCGGAGTTCCTGGAGTCGCGCGATGACGTGCTGAGCGTCAACTACGCCGGGCTGTCGAGCTCGCCGTGGCACGCCCGCGCACAGCAGCTGGCACCCAAGGGTGTGGGCGGCGTGCTCTCGTTCGAGCTCGCCGGCGGCATCGACGCCGGTAGGGCATTCGTTGACGCGCTGAAGCTGCACAGCCACGTCGCCAACATCGGTGACGTACGTTCGCTGGTGATTCACCCGGCGTCGACGACGCACGGCCAGCTCAGCGCCGAAGAGCAGCTGGCCAGCGGTGTTACTCCAGGCCTGGTACGACTGGCGGTCGGCATCGAGGGCATCGCGGACATCCTGGCCGACCTCGAACTCGGCTTCTCGGCAGCCTCGGCACAGGTCGGCGATTCGTCGGCGCTGGCGGCCCGTTGA
- a CDS encoding pyridoxamine 5'-phosphate oxidase family protein: MSYAPTPQTTPTRYRERARYDRHTVHRILDEALICHLGYSRGGHPVVLPTTHARVDETLYLHGSTGSGPVLAAGPAGLPVCVTATLVDGLVLARSALHHSMAYRSVVVIGSARLVESEGEKRLGLDALLNHVAPGRAVDVRPPNRRELAATAVLALDLLEVSASVRDGGPSDEPEDVALPHWAGVVPLSLVAGRPEPAADLDPAVALPSYLRDYRRPR, from the coding sequence ATGTCCTATGCGCCGACCCCGCAGACCACCCCCACCCGGTACCGGGAGCGGGCACGCTACGACCGCCACACGGTGCATCGGATCCTGGACGAAGCCTTGATCTGTCACCTGGGCTACTCCCGGGGCGGTCACCCGGTGGTGTTGCCGACCACCCACGCCAGGGTCGACGAGACGCTGTATCTGCATGGCTCGACCGGCAGCGGACCGGTGCTGGCGGCCGGCCCCGCCGGCCTGCCGGTCTGCGTTACCGCCACCTTGGTCGACGGACTGGTGCTGGCTCGCTCGGCCCTGCACCATTCGATGGCCTACCGCTCGGTGGTGGTGATCGGCTCGGCGCGTCTGGTCGAAAGCGAGGGCGAAAAGCGGCTCGGGCTAGATGCGCTGCTGAATCACGTCGCGCCGGGGAGGGCCGTCGATGTCCGGCCGCCCAACCGCCGGGAGCTGGCCGCGACCGCGGTGCTGGCCCTCGATCTTCTCGAAGTGTCGGCCTCGGTGCGCGATGGCGGCCCCAGCGACGAGCCGGAGGATGTCGCATTGCCCCACTGGGCGGGGGTCGTTCCGCTGAGCCTGGTCGCGGGGCGTCCGGAACCCGCCGCCGACCTCGACCCGGCCGTCGCGTTGCCCTCGTATCTTCGGGACTACCGCAGGCCACGGTGA
- a CDS encoding NADP-dependent isocitrate dehydrogenase → MCADQPTIIYTLTDEAPLLATYSFLPIVQAFTGPAGIDVTPSDISLAARILAAFPDCLTNEQRVPDNLAELGRLTQLPDTTIIKLPNISASVPQLVSAIKELQGKGFKLPDYPEDPKSEQERDVHDRYAKCLGSAVNPVLREGNSDRRAPKAVKEYARKHPHSMGEWSQASRTHVATMKHGDFYHGEKSMTLDRDRDVKMQLTTKSGETIVLKEKVSLLAGTVIDSMYMSVRALREFYEEQMEDARKTGVMFSLHVKATMMKVSHPIVFGHAIKVFYKDAFAKHQKLFDDLGVNVNNGLVDLYNKIETLPASQREEIIEDMHACHEHRPELAMVDSANGITNFHSPSDVIVDASMPAMIRAGGKMYGADGRQKDTKAVNPESTFARIYQEMINFCKTHGQFDPATMGTVPNVGLMAQKAEEYGSHDKTFEVREAGVAEIVDLATGEVLLTQNVEAGDIWRLCTVTDAAIQDWVKLAVQRARASGMTVVFWLDTERPHEDELRKLVKTYLKDHDTEGLEIQIMPQVWAMRYTCERLIRGQDTIAATGNILRDYLTDLFPILELGTSAKMLSIVPLMAGGGMYETGAGGSAPKHVKQLVEENHLRWDSLGEFLALGASFDDLGAKTGNARAKILGQTLDSAIGKLLDANQSPSRKTGELDNRGSQYYLAKHWAQELAGQSEDADLAQHFAGLADALAKNEDAILNELNVVQGKAVDIGGYYSPDHDLTAAVMRPSPTLNAAIDAKD, encoded by the coding sequence ATGTGCGCCGACCAACCGACCATCATCTACACGCTGACCGACGAGGCGCCCCTGCTGGCGACTTATTCGTTCCTGCCGATCGTGCAGGCCTTCACCGGGCCCGCAGGAATCGACGTCACACCCAGCGACATCTCACTTGCGGCCCGCATCCTGGCCGCATTCCCCGACTGTCTGACTAACGAGCAGCGGGTGCCGGACAATCTCGCCGAACTCGGCCGGCTTACCCAGCTGCCGGACACCACCATCATCAAGCTGCCCAACATCAGCGCCTCCGTGCCGCAGCTGGTCTCAGCCATCAAAGAGCTGCAGGGCAAGGGCTTCAAGCTGCCCGACTACCCCGAGGACCCCAAGTCCGAGCAGGAGCGCGACGTCCACGACCGCTACGCCAAGTGCCTGGGCAGCGCGGTGAACCCGGTACTGCGGGAAGGCAACTCGGACCGTCGTGCCCCCAAGGCAGTCAAGGAGTACGCGCGCAAGCACCCGCACAGCATGGGTGAGTGGTCACAGGCCTCCCGCACGCACGTCGCGACGATGAAGCACGGCGACTTCTACCACGGTGAGAAGTCGATGACGCTGGACCGCGACCGCGACGTCAAGATGCAGCTCACCACCAAGAGCGGCGAGACGATCGTGCTCAAGGAGAAGGTGTCGCTGCTGGCCGGCACGGTCATCGACTCGATGTACATGAGCGTGCGTGCGCTGCGCGAGTTCTACGAGGAGCAGATGGAGGACGCCCGTAAGACGGGCGTGATGTTCTCCCTGCACGTCAAGGCCACCATGATGAAGGTCAGCCACCCGATCGTGTTCGGCCACGCCATCAAGGTGTTCTACAAGGACGCCTTCGCCAAGCACCAGAAGCTCTTCGATGACCTGGGCGTCAACGTCAACAACGGTCTGGTCGACCTCTACAACAAGATCGAGACGCTGCCGGCCTCCCAGCGGGAGGAGATCATCGAGGACATGCACGCCTGCCACGAGCACCGCCCCGAGCTGGCGATGGTGGACTCGGCCAACGGCATCACCAACTTCCACTCACCGTCGGATGTGATCGTGGACGCCTCGATGCCGGCGATGATCCGTGCCGGCGGCAAGATGTACGGCGCCGACGGCCGGCAGAAGGACACTAAGGCCGTCAACCCGGAATCCACCTTCGCCCGGATCTACCAGGAGATGATCAACTTCTGTAAGACCCACGGCCAGTTCGACCCGGCCACCATGGGCACCGTCCCCAACGTCGGGTTGATGGCGCAGAAGGCCGAGGAGTACGGCAGCCACGACAAGACCTTCGAGGTCCGCGAGGCCGGCGTCGCCGAGATCGTGGACCTGGCCACCGGCGAGGTGCTGCTGACTCAGAATGTGGAAGCCGGCGACATCTGGCGACTGTGCACTGTCACCGACGCCGCCATCCAGGACTGGGTGAAGCTGGCCGTGCAGCGGGCTCGGGCGTCGGGCATGACGGTGGTGTTCTGGCTGGACACCGAGCGTCCGCACGAGGACGAGCTGCGCAAGCTGGTCAAGACCTATCTCAAGGACCACGACACCGAGGGCCTGGAGATCCAGATCATGCCGCAGGTCTGGGCCATGCGGTACACGTGCGAGCGGCTGATCCGCGGACAGGACACCATCGCCGCCACCGGCAACATCCTGCGCGACTACCTCACCGACCTGTTCCCGATCCTGGAGCTGGGCACCAGCGCCAAGATGCTGTCGATCGTGCCGCTGATGGCCGGCGGCGGCATGTACGAGACGGGAGCCGGCGGTTCGGCGCCCAAGCACGTCAAGCAGCTGGTGGAGGAGAACCACCTGCGCTGGGACTCGCTCGGCGAGTTCCTGGCGCTCGGCGCCAGCTTCGACGACTTGGGTGCCAAGACCGGCAACGCCCGCGCCAAGATCCTGGGCCAGACCCTGGATTCGGCGATCGGCAAGCTGCTCGACGCCAACCAGAGCCCGTCGCGCAAGACCGGGGAGCTCGACAACCGCGGCAGCCAGTACTACCTGGCCAAGCACTGGGCGCAGGAGCTCGCCGGGCAATCCGAGGATGCCGATCTCGCCCAGCACTTCGCCGGTCTGGCGGACGCGCTGGCCAAGAACGAGGACGCCATCCTCAACGAGCTGAACGTGGTGCAGGGCAAGGCGGTGGACATCGGCGGCTACTACTCGCCGGACCACGACTTGACCGCGGCGGTCATGCGGCCCAGCCCGACCCTCAACGCTGCGATCGACGCCAAGGACTGA
- a CDS encoding glycosyltransferase — translation MSDPANARSTICLNMIVRDEAHIIREVLDATAPYISSWVIVDTGSQDGTQQVIRDHMAALGIPGELYERPWRNFGHNRTEALALAQGHADYIWMMDADDTIVGTPDFTGLDADIYDLRIRQDAIAGWRPQLFRDGLPVRYVGVVHEHPVCDENHTNTRIGGDFAVESRRLGARNLDSHKYARDRDLLLAEVERNPEDTRSVFYLAQSYFDLEDFASACTWYARRAEMGGFAEEVFYSLYRTASTMEVLGKPWPEVQAAYLRAWEFRPTRAEPLYCIAFAYRADGRYELGYLFAKLATEIPLPDEQLFVDAGVYTLRAIDERAVCASWLGRHDEAFTLCRGLIASTEVPEEERQRIAANRDFSVPAMLEAASSYPEALAHSLVAGPAGAEVTVSLSTGTDRARTEQTLNSFLNCCLDVARVGRVLAIDTGLSVQDRTVLAQQYPFLEFADPDTVISAAVGGRYWLRLESGWRLFAPENLITRLIGVLHAEPHVSQVGINFTDAVELTGTCAAEDAVRRKPDAGRYLLTETVATGPAMFDTTRLGHAGGTATLDEVLCVLE, via the coding sequence GTGTCCGATCCGGCGAACGCGCGCTCCACGATCTGCCTCAACATGATCGTCCGCGATGAGGCCCACATCATTCGAGAGGTGCTGGACGCCACCGCGCCGTACATCAGTTCGTGGGTGATCGTCGACACCGGATCACAGGACGGCACCCAACAGGTGATCCGCGACCACATGGCCGCCCTGGGCATCCCCGGTGAGCTCTACGAACGGCCCTGGCGCAACTTCGGGCACAACCGCACCGAGGCACTGGCCCTGGCCCAGGGCCACGCCGATTACATCTGGATGATGGACGCCGACGACACGATCGTGGGCACGCCCGATTTCACCGGCCTGGACGCCGATATCTACGACCTGCGCATCCGGCAGGACGCCATCGCCGGCTGGCGCCCCCAACTGTTCCGCGATGGGCTGCCGGTGCGCTACGTCGGCGTGGTCCATGAGCACCCGGTCTGCGATGAAAACCACACCAATACCCGCATCGGCGGCGATTTCGCCGTCGAATCACGACGCCTGGGCGCCCGTAACCTGGACTCACACAAATATGCCCGCGACCGGGATCTCCTGCTGGCCGAGGTCGAACGCAACCCCGAGGACACCCGGTCCGTCTTCTATCTGGCCCAGAGCTACTTCGACCTGGAGGATTTCGCCTCCGCGTGCACGTGGTATGCGCGGCGCGCTGAAATGGGGGGCTTCGCCGAAGAGGTGTTCTACTCGCTGTATCGCACAGCCAGCACCATGGAGGTGCTCGGGAAACCGTGGCCAGAAGTGCAGGCGGCTTACCTTCGGGCCTGGGAGTTTCGACCGACCCGCGCCGAGCCGCTGTATTGCATAGCGTTCGCATATCGCGCCGACGGGCGCTACGAGCTCGGTTACCTGTTCGCCAAGCTGGCCACCGAGATCCCGCTCCCCGACGAGCAACTTTTCGTCGATGCGGGGGTCTATACCTTGCGTGCTATCGACGAGCGTGCGGTGTGCGCGTCATGGCTCGGCAGGCACGACGAAGCGTTCACCCTGTGCCGAGGTCTTATTGCCAGCACCGAGGTCCCCGAAGAGGAACGGCAACGTATCGCTGCCAACCGCGACTTTTCGGTTCCGGCCATGCTTGAGGCAGCATCGAGCTACCCAGAAGCCTTGGCGCACAGCCTAGTTGCCGGGCCAGCCGGCGCCGAGGTTACGGTCAGCCTGAGCACCGGAACTGACCGAGCCCGCACCGAGCAGACCCTGAACTCGTTCCTGAACTGCTGTCTGGACGTAGCGCGCGTCGGACGCGTCCTGGCGATCGACACCGGCCTGTCCGTGCAAGACCGCACCGTGCTGGCGCAGCAGTATCCCTTCCTGGAATTCGCCGATCCCGACACCGTGATCAGCGCCGCGGTCGGTGGCCGCTACTGGCTCCGACTGGAGTCGGGCTGGCGGCTCTTTGCCCCGGAAAATCTGATCACCAGGCTGATCGGCGTACTACACGCCGAACCACATGTCTCCCAGGTGGGCATCAACTTCACCGACGCCGTGGAACTGACCGGCACCTGCGCCGCCGAGGACGCCGTGCGCCGGAAACCCGACGCCGGCCGCTACCTGCTGACCGAGACGGTTGCCACCGGCCCGGCGATGTTCGACACCACCCGACTGGGTCACGCCGGCGGCACCGCCACTCTCGACGAAGTGCTCTGCGTCTTGGAGTGA